From the Gemmatimonadota bacterium genome, the window CCGATCCTGGACCTCAACCCGGACCGCTGCGACCTGCACCGCTACCTGCGGGACCTGGAGGAGGTCATCATCCGCGCGCTCGGCGATGCGGGGGTAGCGGCCGGCCGCAAGCCCGGCCTGACGGGCGTGTGGGTGGGCAGCGAGAAGATCGCCGCCATTGGCGTGCGCGTCTCGAGCGGCTGGATCACCTCCCACGGCTTCGCGCTGAACGTCGCGCCGGACCTGCATTACTTCGACGCCATTATCCCTTGCGGCATCAGGAATGGCGGCGTGACCTCGCTGGGCAGGCTGCTGGGCGCCGACCACCCGGCCCTGGCCGCCGTACCGGACCACATCACGCGGCGTTTCGCCGAAGTCTTCCAGCGCACACTGAAGGAGACCTAGCCTAGCCTAGCCTAGCCTAGCCGGGCGGAGCGGTGTCGTCGAAGTCCAGGTAACGGCCGCGGCCGCGTTGCTCCTCCAGCCACGCGCTGAGGCCGGAGGGCTTGGCGCCGCCGGACTCATCCTGCGTGCGAGCCGCGCGCTGGGCCAGGTGGTTGGCGTACTCGTTCTGCGGGTGGCCGGCGTGGCCACGCACCCACTGCCATTCTACCCGGTGCCGGGCTGCCTGCGCGACCAGCTCCCGCCATAGCTGCTCGTTCTCCAGCAGGCCGCCTTTGCGCTTCCAGCCGCGCCGGATCCAGCCCTGCACCCATTCCCTCATGCCGCGCACCAGGTACTGGGAGTCCGACGTGAAAACGACGCGGCAGGGCGCATGCAGCGCACGCAGCCCTTCAATGGCGCTGCGCAGTGCCATGCGGTTGTTGGTCGTGGCGGGCTCGCTGACCCAGTAATCGCGCCGCTCCCACCTGCCGCGCCGCCAATGCTCGATGAGCCCCGCGGCGCCGCCCGGCCTGGGCCGGTCCGGGAACTGGATGCCCAGGCAGGATTCGTCCGCGTACAGGAAGACGAGCGGGTCCATAGCCGGGCAAAGCTGGGCGGGTGGCCCGCGCGGGCGCAACAGCCGGCGCCCCGCGCCCGCCCCGCCGGGGATTGCTTGACACCCGGAGCCGGGCGCGTAAATTGCTGCCAGGTCTCAGCTTGCATTGCTCGACCGATTCGAGGACTCTTGCCAGAACCTGCCTACCTGCTGCTGGAAGATGGACGCCGTTTCGAAGGGGAACGGCTGGGAGCCGCCGGAGCCGCACTCGGTGAGGTGGTGTTCAACACCTCGATGACGGGCTATCAGGAGGTGCTGACCGATCCCTCCTACGCCGGCCAGATCGTGGTCATGACCTACCCGCTGATCGGGAACTATGGTGTCAA encodes:
- the lipB gene encoding lipoyl(octanoyl) transferase LipB — protein: MASAGRALEVRRLGLLPYGEALELQRRLVQSRRAGAVPDLLLLVEHPHVITLGTSSAPGHLLLDESERRLLGIELFHAGRGGDATYHGPGQLVGYPILDLNPDRCDLHRYLRDLEEVIIRALGDAGVAAGRKPGLTGVWVGSEKIAAIGVRVSSGWITSHGFALNVAPDLHYFDAIIPCGIRNGGVTSLGRLLGADHPALAAVPDHITRRFAEVFQRTLKET
- a CDS encoding ribonuclease HI, with protein sequence MDPLVFLYADESCLGIQFPDRPRPGGAAGLIEHWRRGRWERRDYWVSEPATTNNRMALRSAIEGLRALHAPCRVVFTSDSQYLVRGMREWVQGWIRRGWKRKGGLLENEQLWRELVAQAARHRVEWQWVRGHAGHPQNEYANHLAQRAARTQDESGGAKPSGLSAWLEEQRGRGRYLDFDDTAPPG